The following proteins are co-located in the uncultured Draconibacterium sp. genome:
- a CDS encoding RagB/SusD family nutrient uptake outer membrane protein, with protein MMKNIKILTLIFLAMGIFACTDLAEDPVGVLAPDGFFKTENDVEAALYGAYGHMASESYWGRKLSVTIMLRSDMVDIGNPGTPARRIEMNTFSDDAFSGMVSAFWPRAYECISAANTAIYGAEIIDGVSEEERNALIADGKFARSSVYFNLVRLFGDIPYITEAVSDPEALKEISKTSAADVYAGIIEDLEYGKQYLPMTQSSRSRPSAGAAATMLADVYLTLGNYTEAYANAKWVIDHAAELEYALEPDYQVLFDGAQQDGQKEHIFVLDFLGLQSGGSSEGDDLLGPLTGIRNADMLGWGVAVPSMAVYNSFDDRDYRKAVSFDAEALHGGVMKPYTEFAFEKRPHIAKYTRYPGNASAERRYTDFNYAFYRYADVLLMAAEAGNELTGPNAELEGYVNQIRERARNAAGTMNSYPEDVQTGLSKDAFRTMVLEERRIELCFEMKRWWDIKRRNLGDEVFKGANSLEPQSNFNAAKSYLMALPQDELDRNPNLLPQNSGY; from the coding sequence ATGATGAAAAATATAAAAATACTTACTCTTATATTTCTGGCGATGGGCATTTTTGCCTGTACTGATCTGGCTGAAGATCCTGTTGGTGTTTTAGCTCCTGACGGTTTCTTCAAAACTGAAAATGATGTTGAGGCAGCTCTTTACGGGGCTTACGGACATATGGCATCAGAATCGTATTGGGGAAGAAAATTATCTGTAACAATAATGTTACGTAGCGATATGGTTGATATTGGTAACCCCGGTACACCTGCACGACGTATTGAAATGAACACTTTCTCTGATGATGCTTTTAGCGGAATGGTGTCTGCTTTCTGGCCACGTGCTTACGAATGTATAAGTGCTGCCAACACAGCAATTTATGGTGCCGAAATTATTGATGGCGTTAGCGAAGAGGAAAGAAACGCTTTGATTGCAGATGGAAAATTTGCTCGCTCGTCGGTGTATTTTAACCTGGTTCGCCTTTTTGGTGATATTCCGTACATAACCGAAGCAGTTAGCGATCCGGAAGCATTGAAAGAAATTTCAAAAACTTCGGCCGCCGATGTTTACGCAGGCATTATCGAAGATCTGGAATATGGAAAACAATACCTGCCAATGACCCAGTCATCACGTTCGCGTCCCTCAGCAGGGGCAGCCGCAACCATGCTCGCCGATGTTTACCTTACTTTGGGTAACTACACCGAAGCTTATGCAAACGCAAAATGGGTGATTGACCATGCAGCCGAACTTGAATACGCATTGGAGCCCGACTACCAGGTATTGTTTGATGGCGCGCAACAGGATGGTCAAAAGGAGCATATTTTTGTTCTTGACTTTTTAGGTCTTCAATCGGGTGGAAGTAGTGAAGGAGATGATTTGCTGGGACCTTTAACCGGCATAAGAAATGCTGATATGTTGGGATGGGGAGTTGCAGTTCCGTCCATGGCAGTTTACAATAGTTTCGACGATCGCGATTATCGTAAGGCAGTGTCGTTTGATGCTGAAGCTTTACATGGCGGAGTGATGAAACCGTATACCGAATTTGCTTTTGAAAAACGTCCACACATCGCAAAATATACCCGTTATCCGGGTAATGCAAGTGCCGAAAGGCGTTACACCGATTTTAACTATGCATTTTACCGTTATGCCGATGTATTGTTAATGGCTGCCGAAGCCGGTAACGAACTAACCGGGCCAAATGCTGAGTTGGAAGGATATGTGAATCAAATTCGTGAACGTGCGCGTAACGCGGCAGGAACAATGAATTCGTATCCTGAGGATGTGCAAACAGGTTTATCGAAGGACGCTTTCCGGACCATGGTTTTGGAAGAAAGAAGAATTGAGCTTTGTTTCGAAATGAAAAGATGGTGGGACATTAAACGACGTAATTTAGGCGACGAAGTTTTTAAGGGAGCCAATTCTCTGGAGCCTCAAAGTAATTTTAATGCCGCAAAAAGTTATTTGATGGCGTTGCCGCAGGATGAACTGGACAGAAATCCAAATTTATTACCTCAAAATTCGGGGTATTAG
- a CDS encoding S9 family peptidase, protein MNKLLFLSIFLVLFIAACTTNEKIVPPVAKKISKELTTHGDTRIDNYYWMNERENPEVIAHLEAENAYKDAVMKHTEPLQTKLYDEIKSKIKQEDESVPYKKNGYYYYYKQLPGKEYDVNCRKKGSLEAEEEVLIDENELAEGHDYFALGGLSVSPDNKLVAYGVDVVSRRKYTIYFKNLETGEVLADTIPLTTGRATWANDNKTVYYVLKDDVTLRSEKIMKHTLGTSSDNDEEVFFEEDETFSTFIFKTKSEKYLIIGSESTLTSEYRFLDADNPVGTFQVIQPRTRGLEYSVDHFGNDFYIRTNLDAQNFRLMKTPVSKTEKENWTEVIAHRKDVYLGGFSLLKDYLVVSERKEGINGLRVMPWNGEAYSIEFDEEVYTVYPDVNLEFDTDIFRFSYTSMTTPNSIFDFNLKTKERTLLKQMEVLRGFNKDDYETKRIYATAGDGTKIPMTIVYKKGMMKNGDNPTLLYGYGSYGATMDPRFRLSILPLLDRGFVYAIAHIRGSQINGRAWYEDGKLLNKMNTFTDFNDCAQFLIDDEYTNSEKLFAMGGSAGGLLMGACINLRPELYKGVIAAVPFVDVITTMLDESIPLTTGEFDEWGNPKIEKYYYYMKAYSPYDNVVAKDYPALLVTTGLHDSQVQYWEPAKWVAKLRELKTDDNLLIFHINMDYGHGGASGRFEWIKETALEYAFIFDQLKME, encoded by the coding sequence ATGAATAAGTTACTATTTCTAAGCATCTTTTTAGTTCTGTTTATTGCCGCCTGTACAACAAACGAAAAAATTGTACCACCGGTAGCAAAAAAAATATCTAAAGAACTTACCACACATGGTGATACCCGAATTGACAATTATTACTGGATGAACGAACGTGAAAATCCGGAAGTGATTGCACATTTAGAAGCTGAAAATGCCTATAAGGATGCGGTTATGAAACACACCGAACCTTTACAAACAAAGCTTTACGACGAGATTAAATCAAAAATCAAACAGGAAGATGAGTCGGTACCCTATAAAAAAAACGGGTATTATTATTACTACAAACAACTTCCCGGTAAAGAATACGATGTAAACTGCAGAAAAAAGGGTAGTCTGGAAGCCGAGGAAGAAGTACTCATTGATGAGAACGAATTGGCTGAAGGACATGATTATTTTGCACTTGGCGGCTTGTCAGTTAGCCCCGACAATAAACTTGTAGCTTATGGTGTTGATGTGGTGAGCCGCCGCAAGTACACCATCTATTTTAAAAACCTCGAAACCGGAGAAGTACTTGCCGATACAATTCCGTTAACCACGGGAAGAGCAACCTGGGCAAACGACAATAAAACGGTGTATTATGTGCTAAAAGACGATGTTACACTGCGTTCCGAAAAAATTATGAAACACACGCTGGGAACCTCGTCCGATAATGATGAGGAAGTCTTTTTCGAAGAAGATGAAACCTTCTCTACCTTTATATTCAAAACCAAATCGGAAAAATACCTGATTATTGGAAGCGAAAGTACACTGACTTCCGAGTACCGGTTTTTAGATGCCGATAATCCGGTCGGAACATTTCAAGTAATCCAGCCACGCACACGCGGATTGGAATATTCTGTTGATCATTTTGGAAACGATTTTTACATTCGTACCAACCTCGACGCGCAGAATTTCAGGTTAATGAAAACCCCCGTAAGCAAAACCGAAAAGGAGAACTGGACCGAAGTTATTGCTCATCGCAAGGACGTATATTTAGGCGGATTCAGTTTATTGAAGGATTATTTGGTGGTTTCTGAACGAAAGGAAGGAATAAATGGTTTGCGTGTCATGCCTTGGAATGGCGAAGCTTATTCCATTGAATTTGATGAAGAGGTGTACACCGTTTATCCTGATGTGAATCTGGAATTTGATACCGATATTTTCCGTTTTAGTTACACCTCGATGACAACACCTAACTCGATTTTTGATTTCAACCTGAAAACAAAGGAACGAACACTTTTAAAGCAAATGGAAGTGTTGCGTGGATTTAATAAAGATGATTACGAAACCAAACGTATTTATGCAACAGCCGGCGATGGAACTAAAATTCCGATGACGATTGTATACAAAAAGGGCATGATGAAAAATGGTGATAATCCCACATTACTTTATGGGTATGGGTCGTATGGAGCAACTATGGATCCAAGATTCCGTTTGTCAATACTTCCTTTGTTAGACCGAGGTTTTGTGTATGCCATAGCGCACATTAGGGGTAGCCAGATTAACGGCCGTGCCTGGTACGAAGACGGTAAATTATTGAACAAAATGAACACTTTTACCGATTTTAACGACTGCGCACAGTTTTTGATTGATGATGAATACACCAACTCTGAAAAACTTTTTGCCATGGGTGGAAGTGCAGGTGGTTTGTTAATGGGCGCTTGTATAAATCTTCGTCCCGAATTGTACAAAGGTGTTATTGCTGCTGTTCCATTTGTTGATGTGATAACTACCATGCTCGACGAAAGTATTCCTTTAACAACAGGTGAGTTCGATGAATGGGGCAATCCTAAAATTGAAAAGTATTATTACTATATGAAAGCGTATTCGCCTTATGACAACGTGGTTGCAAAAGATTATCCGGCTTTGCTGGTTACTACAGGTTTGCACGATTCGCAGGTACAGTACTGGGAACCAGCCAAGTGGGTGGCCAAACTTCGGGAGCTTAAAACCGACGATAATCTGCTGATTTTCCACATAAATATGGATTACGGACACGGAGGTGCCTCCGGACGTTTTGAGTGGATAAAAGAAACCGCATTGGAGTACGCATTTATATTTGATCAATTGAAAATGGAATAA
- a CDS encoding VOC family protein produces the protein MKRCSILLLFIVLSMVSFAQEVARPQMWGIAKMTFLVSNYEMAREYYGRFLGFDVAFSYNSELGTVLSFKVNDRQFLEFVEDDAAENKQRLISYSIETDNVEQMRMYLQQKGVEVPEKITVDGAGNEVFLVHDNSGVPLEFIKLTNRSLHKNSKGKYLSENRISKRIHHAGFYCDEVLDNDSFYVGILGFKELWRYPENRDEKVMMNYYQIPDCVENIEHYRTNDKNFNHPCFLVDDMQETIYTLKERRGENSLGRPMVGKGNRWLLNMKNADGTKVEFTEMHTVR, from the coding sequence ATGAAACGATGTTCTATCTTGTTGCTTTTCATTGTTTTATCCATGGTGTCTTTTGCACAGGAAGTTGCGCGTCCACAGATGTGGGGAATTGCAAAAATGACATTCCTGGTTAGTAATTACGAAATGGCACGCGAATATTATGGTAGGTTTCTCGGCTTCGATGTGGCTTTTTCTTATAATTCAGAGTTGGGTACCGTTCTATCATTTAAAGTAAACGACAGGCAGTTTCTTGAGTTTGTTGAAGATGATGCCGCAGAGAATAAACAACGTTTGATTTCCTATTCCATTGAGACTGATAATGTGGAACAAATGCGAATGTATCTTCAGCAAAAGGGAGTTGAAGTACCCGAAAAAATTACGGTAGATGGCGCGGGCAATGAAGTGTTTTTGGTACATGACAATTCAGGTGTTCCGCTGGAGTTTATAAAATTGACCAACCGTTCGCTTCATAAAAATTCGAAGGGGAAATACCTTTCCGAAAACCGGATTTCAAAACGAATTCACCATGCCGGTTTTTACTGCGACGAAGTGCTGGATAACGACTCTTTTTATGTTGGAATATTAGGTTTTAAAGAACTTTGGCGATACCCTGAAAACAGGGATGAAAAAGTGATGATGAATTATTATCAGATTCCCGACTGTGTGGAAAATATTGAACACTACCGAACAAATGATAAAAATTTTAATCATCCGTGCTTTTTGGTTGACGACATGCAGGAAACCATTTACACACTAAAAGAAAGAAGGGGAGAGAACAGTCTGGGACGTCCAATGGTTGGAAAAGGAAACCGCTGGTTGTTGAATATGAAAAACGCAGACGGTACAAAGGTTGAATTTACAGAAATGCATACTGTACGTTAA
- a CDS encoding aldo/keto reductase → MEKRELNRREFIKGTIGAGIAVSAAPLFVSCNPYNTKGLPTSILGKTGVEIPKIALGLGSRFCTIDSEEESFELLSFALDNGFYYWDTAHIYENKKNGVISEERLGKVLKERRDEVFLSTKVTSRDPDEAMKQIELSLKRLQTDKLDILKIHSIESLEDIDIMSRKGGLIEIVQKMKEQGVARFIGFSGHGNAEAMKEMALRNNFDTMLIAMNHWGNNANDRKNITIPAALEKGMGVMLMKAVRPKDQNPDFNGNELIRFALSLNGPAGLALGMDSKEIVQKNLDLLRNFTPMTSQEKSTMAKSLSPFFDHKNLEWMQSAYQDGNWA, encoded by the coding sequence ATGGAAAAACGAGAACTAAACCGCAGAGAATTTATAAAAGGTACTATTGGTGCAGGAATTGCAGTTTCAGCTGCCCCGCTTTTTGTTTCGTGCAATCCGTACAATACAAAAGGACTACCAACTTCCATTCTCGGAAAAACGGGTGTTGAAATTCCCAAAATAGCATTGGGATTGGGGAGTCGTTTTTGTACGATTGACTCGGAAGAAGAATCGTTTGAATTACTCAGCTTTGCCCTTGATAATGGTTTCTATTATTGGGATACAGCCCATATTTACGAGAATAAAAAGAATGGCGTAATCAGCGAAGAACGATTGGGTAAAGTGCTGAAGGAAAGAAGGGATGAAGTTTTCCTGTCAACCAAAGTAACCAGCCGTGATCCGGATGAAGCAATGAAACAAATAGAATTAAGTTTGAAACGTTTACAAACCGATAAACTTGATATTCTGAAAATTCACTCCATTGAATCGCTTGAAGACATTGATATCATGAGCAGGAAAGGAGGCTTGATTGAAATTGTTCAAAAAATGAAAGAGCAGGGAGTGGCTCGTTTTATTGGTTTTTCGGGACATGGAAATGCTGAAGCGATGAAGGAAATGGCTCTTCGAAATAATTTTGATACTATGTTAATTGCCATGAATCATTGGGGAAATAACGCAAACGACCGAAAAAATATTACAATACCTGCAGCTCTGGAAAAAGGAATGGGAGTAATGCTGATGAAGGCAGTACGCCCCAAAGACCAAAATCCTGATTTTAACGGCAACGAACTAATTCGTTTTGCGCTGTCGTTAAATGGCCCTGCAGGATTAGCGCTCGGAATGGACAGCAAAGAAATTGTGCAAAAGAACCTGGATTTATTGCGCAACTTTACACCCATGACAAGCCAGGAAAAATCGACCATGGCAAAATCATTGTCACCTTTTTTCGATCACAAAAACCTGGAGTGGATGCAGTCTGCTTACCAGGATGGAAACTGGGCATAA
- a CDS encoding RNA polymerase sigma-70 factor: MTKPKNTSARTYPLLEHAFKQLHEPLYFYALKFVDSPDVAKDIIQDVFLGILNSQGRSDIDNLKAYLFRSVRNNCLNYIKHSEVKSEFARLEKERIKREIEYYDIHQTLVEKELQQKLNEIIEELPEKYKTPFKLSRFEDLSNKEIADKLNLQVRTVETQIYRALNMIREKIENKGLTLLHLFFLKKERFF; encoded by the coding sequence ATGACTAAACCGAAAAATACTAGCGCAAGAACATACCCACTACTTGAACATGCCTTTAAACAATTGCATGAGCCGCTGTATTTTTATGCACTCAAATTTGTCGACAGTCCCGATGTTGCAAAGGATATTATACAAGATGTTTTTTTAGGTATTTTAAATTCGCAGGGCAGGTCTGATATTGATAATCTGAAAGCATATCTTTTCAGATCGGTGCGAAACAACTGCTTAAATTACATTAAACATAGCGAAGTAAAAAGTGAGTTTGCCAGGTTGGAAAAAGAGCGAATAAAACGCGAAATAGAATACTACGATATTCATCAAACGCTGGTGGAAAAAGAGCTGCAACAAAAATTGAACGAAATAATTGAAGAACTTCCCGAAAAATATAAAACTCCGTTTAAGCTAAGTCGTTTCGAAGACCTGAGCAATAAAGAAATTGCTGATAAACTGAATTTACAGGTTCGAACCGTGGAAACACAAATTTACAGGGCTCTGAATATGATTCGTGAAAAGATTGAAAATAAGGGTCTTACCTTGCTGCATTTATTTTTTTTGAAAAAAGAACGATTTTTTTGA
- a CDS encoding FecR family protein: MNIEDIYISLILRHLKKEISESEKQELFHWVYSKKENEKFFYNLKDIWETAQYQSIAKTADTDAEWQKLVFKAIQQETDHFHKKSVNTRTIYRAIQIAAVVVITFGIGFFVQKYIPEETNYASVNVPYGAKSELELPDGSKVWVNSGSKIKYPTNVNNKDVTLYLEGEAYFDIVKNPKRVLTVKTSTINIQVHGTSFNVKSYNDEEIVETTLLEGSISITGKVGNNVIKEPIFLKPNEQATLTKSKQSIEVGQQSQALKSTKEVANETKKNPSSVIPKIQIKEGIDVESFVMWKYNMLVFKNERFEDLAIKLERWYDVEITIKNEELKNSRYTGTFEKETVEQAMKALSISLPFKYHIDKNQISIQKI, encoded by the coding sequence ATGAATATAGAAGATATCTACATTAGCCTTATACTTCGACACTTAAAAAAGGAGATTTCGGAGTCGGAAAAGCAAGAACTGTTTCATTGGGTTTATAGCAAAAAAGAAAACGAGAAGTTTTTTTATAACCTGAAAGATATATGGGAAACTGCCCAATATCAAAGTATTGCCAAAACTGCCGATACAGATGCCGAGTGGCAAAAACTGGTTTTTAAAGCCATCCAACAGGAAACAGATCACTTTCATAAGAAGAGCGTAAATACACGCACGATTTACCGTGCCATACAGATTGCTGCTGTTGTTGTTATTACCTTCGGAATTGGTTTTTTTGTTCAGAAGTACATCCCTGAAGAAACAAATTATGCCAGTGTAAATGTGCCTTACGGAGCCAAATCGGAACTGGAATTACCTGACGGAAGCAAAGTATGGGTAAATTCAGGATCAAAAATCAAATACCCAACCAATGTTAATAACAAAGATGTAACGCTTTATTTGGAAGGAGAGGCCTATTTTGATATTGTAAAAAATCCAAAACGCGTATTAACCGTAAAAACTTCTACCATCAATATCCAGGTTCATGGTACTTCGTTTAATGTTAAGTCATACAACGACGAAGAAATTGTTGAAACAACTTTACTGGAGGGATCTATTTCGATAACAGGGAAAGTGGGGAATAATGTGATAAAAGAGCCAATTTTTCTGAAACCTAATGAACAGGCCACTCTTACCAAAAGCAAGCAAAGTATAGAAGTTGGTCAGCAAAGTCAGGCGTTGAAAAGTACCAAAGAAGTGGCAAATGAAACTAAAAAAAATCCATCCTCTGTTATTCCTAAAATTCAGATCAAGGAGGGAATTGATGTGGAATCGTTTGTGATGTGGAAATACAATATGCTGGTGTTTAAAAACGAACGTTTTGAAGATTTAGCCATTAAGCTGGAACGTTGGTATGATGTGGAAATTACCATTAAAAACGAGGAACTAAAAAATTCACGGTACACGGGTACCTTCGAGAAAGAAACGGTTGAACAGGCAATGAAAGCGCTCAGTATTTCTCTCCCTTTTAAATACCACATTGATAAAAATCAAATTTCAATTCAAAAAATATAA
- a CDS encoding SusC/RagA family TonB-linked outer membrane protein has protein sequence MKFTLLLFLLTTVQVFGTAYSQGTKLSLNLQNATTVQIFDKIENQSNFKFLYNNDLLENKNHENVLFDNQTVEQILDVVLNGSGSKYSVLENNLIVISPDENQTQQGTITGTITDQRGEPLIGASVVVKGTTIGTVVDVNGNYMLSGVPSGEVVLVISFIGYSTQEIVATGETLNVILKEDVVGLDEVVVVGYGSIKKSDLTGSVSQVKAEEIAAYPSLGATQALQGRSAGVQIQANNGEPGASFNVRIRGVSSINSSSDPLYVVDGFPGASAPPAEDIQSIEILKDASATAIYGSRGANGVILITTKRGSVGKARIEINSSYSVQNEISRLDLLNKDQFTDYVTEVDPNALNGTIIGPGTDWQEEIFRTGQIQNHQLSISGGNEGLKYYVSGGLYDQSGIIINSNFKRYSITSNLDIKATDKLDMGVNLFARRTIKDGIRTQESSGGTSNTGVVSAAFQGEPTLPVYNEDGTYAISWLGDPNDNPVAIAREQANERVDDRVQVNFFGQYEFIKDLKLRVVLGASSNNHREGTYTPTTLNAGSNIGGYGAIGSGRYTALINENYLTYTKQLGNHTISGMAGYSYESTSSEYWFASSQTYLTDAFLWWDLDGGSTYNQPNSSITKTELSSYYGRVNYKLFDRYMITLNARYDGSSKFAKNNKWAFFPSGAIAWNVAEESFMDEAEKISQLKLRASYGVTGNQAIGAYQSLAKLGTVHSIENSSIVNAVRPTTVANDNLTWETTAQTNVGFDLGMFDQRVSLIADFYLKKTTNLLFSSPLPEYSGYSSLLKNIGSLQNKGFELTLTTVNTNGALKWTTDLNFSLNRNKILELPDGTDIFYQVSPGHMVGFSNTNVLREGEPVGVFYGYTYDGVYQEGETILPGNFDQYAGGEKYRDIDGVKDEDGNLNRRNRW, from the coding sequence ATGAAATTTACTCTGCTCTTATTTTTACTAACTACAGTCCAGGTTTTTGGAACAGCGTATTCTCAGGGTACCAAATTGTCGCTAAACCTTCAGAATGCCACTACTGTACAGATTTTCGATAAAATAGAAAATCAAAGCAATTTTAAATTTTTGTACAACAACGACTTACTTGAAAATAAAAATCATGAAAATGTACTTTTTGATAATCAAACTGTAGAGCAAATTCTTGATGTTGTTTTAAACGGTTCGGGTAGTAAGTATTCGGTACTGGAAAATAACCTAATCGTAATTTCTCCGGATGAAAATCAAACACAGCAAGGAACAATTACAGGAACAATAACCGATCAGCGAGGAGAACCTCTAATTGGAGCAAGTGTGGTTGTAAAAGGTACAACCATCGGAACCGTGGTTGATGTAAACGGTAATTACATGCTGTCCGGAGTTCCTTCGGGTGAAGTTGTTTTGGTCATCTCTTTTATTGGATATTCCACACAGGAAATTGTGGCTACAGGAGAGACACTAAACGTAATTCTAAAAGAGGATGTAGTTGGTTTAGATGAAGTTGTGGTTGTAGGATATGGTTCGATCAAAAAGAGTGACTTAACCGGATCCGTATCGCAGGTAAAAGCAGAAGAAATTGCTGCTTACCCATCATTGGGCGCAACACAGGCTTTACAAGGACGCTCGGCAGGTGTTCAGATTCAGGCAAATAATGGTGAGCCGGGTGCATCATTTAACGTTCGTATACGTGGTGTATCTTCCATCAATTCATCATCAGATCCATTGTATGTTGTTGATGGTTTTCCGGGAGCATCGGCTCCTCCGGCAGAAGATATTCAATCCATCGAAATTTTAAAAGATGCTTCTGCCACTGCAATTTACGGTTCGCGTGGTGCAAACGGAGTTATTCTTATTACAACAAAACGTGGTTCTGTAGGGAAAGCACGAATTGAAATTAATTCATCCTATTCTGTTCAAAACGAAATTAGCAGATTGGATTTGTTGAATAAAGATCAGTTTACCGATTATGTAACCGAAGTTGATCCAAACGCTTTGAATGGAACAATAATTGGCCCCGGTACCGATTGGCAGGAAGAAATATTCAGAACCGGTCAGATACAAAATCACCAACTTTCAATATCAGGTGGTAACGAAGGTTTAAAATATTATGTTTCGGGCGGTTTGTACGATCAGTCAGGAATTATTATAAACTCAAATTTTAAACGGTATTCGATTACCAGTAACCTTGACATTAAAGCAACTGATAAATTGGATATGGGCGTTAATTTATTTGCCCGACGCACAATTAAAGACGGAATTCGTACCCAGGAAAGTAGCGGGGGGACTTCGAATACCGGTGTAGTATCGGCCGCATTTCAGGGAGAGCCAACTTTACCGGTTTACAACGAGGATGGAACTTATGCAATTTCGTGGTTGGGCGATCCGAACGATAATCCGGTTGCCATTGCCAGAGAACAAGCAAATGAAAGAGTGGACGACCGGGTTCAGGTGAATTTTTTTGGTCAGTATGAATTTATTAAAGACTTAAAACTTAGAGTTGTTCTTGGTGCCAGCAGTAATAATCACCGCGAAGGAACGTATACTCCTACTACCTTAAATGCAGGTTCAAATATTGGTGGTTATGGTGCTATCGGATCAGGACGATATACAGCTTTAATAAATGAAAATTACCTGACTTACACCAAACAACTCGGAAACCATACTATTTCGGGTATGGCCGGATATTCGTACGAATCAACTTCCAGCGAATATTGGTTTGCAAGTAGCCAAACGTATCTTACCGATGCATTCCTTTGGTGGGATCTTGATGGTGGTTCAACCTACAATCAACCAAATTCAAGTATCACTAAAACCGAATTGTCATCGTATTACGGTAGAGTAAATTATAAATTGTTCGACAGGTACATGATTACACTTAACGCGCGTTATGATGGTTCTTCGAAATTTGCGAAAAATAATAAATGGGCATTTTTCCCGTCAGGAGCAATTGCATGGAATGTAGCCGAAGAGTCGTTTATGGATGAGGCAGAAAAAATCAGCCAGTTAAAACTGCGTGCCAGTTATGGTGTAACGGGAAATCAGGCCATTGGAGCATATCAGTCGCTGGCTAAACTGGGTACTGTACATTCCATCGAAAATTCGTCGATTGTGAACGCTGTTCGACCAACTACGGTTGCCAATGATAATCTTACCTGGGAAACTACCGCACAAACAAACGTAGGTTTCGATCTTGGTATGTTTGACCAAAGAGTATCACTGATCGCTGATTTTTATTTGAAAAAAACAACCAATTTATTGTTTAGTAGTCCCTTACCGGAGTATTCGGGATATAGTTCTTTGCTGAAAAACATTGGAAGCTTACAGAATAAAGGTTTTGAGTTAACCCTGACTACGGTTAATACAAATGGTGCGTTAAAATGGACAACTGATCTTAATTTCTCATTAAACAGAAATAAAATTCTTGAACTGCCCGACGGAACTGATATTTTCTATCAGGTAAGTCCGGGGCACATGGTAGGATTCAGTAACACAAATGTATTGCGTGAAGGAGAGCCTGTTGGTGTTTTTTATGGTTATACTTATGATGGTGTTTATCAGGAAGGTGAGACTATTTTACCCGGAAACTTTGATCAGTATGCCGGTGGAGAGAAATACAGAGATATTGACGGTGTTAAAGATGAGGATGGTAATTTAAACCGGCGAAACCGATGGTAA